ATGTCATCGCGATTCATGAAGATATAATGCTCAAGGATCTCAAGGCGCTTTTCGACAAGTATGACTATAATGGTTTCCCCGTTGTGCGCGATGGCTATCTCGTCGGCATTGTTACAAAACTGGATTTGTTAAAAACTTTTTCACCTGGAAAAAGCGTTTCGAAAACCGATCTTCTCAAATTATTCGCTGAAAATGTCGGCGAGATCATGAGAAGGGCCGTCATTTCGATCAACGTTGATGATGATTTGAAAAAGGCCATTGAGTACATGGTTGAATTCAAATTGAGAAGTCTACCAGTTGTTGACAATGAAGGTAAACTCGTCGGTATGATATCTCGAAAGGATGTTATGGACCATTTATTGATCACTGACAATGATAGCTTTAATTAAATCAAAATGGAATTACTAGGTTTATCGATGGCATCCCCAGAGAGGATGGTTATAGTCGTCTCGCATTCATACCGAGTATATCACCCAAGTGAAAGACTTGGTGTGGTGTGAGAGGCTGATTTTAGTCAGAAATAATACCAGATGCTTTCATAATCCTCAATGTTCTCTCCTCTCGACGCCAGGCGATCGAGGAATTCCG
Above is a window of Methanomassiliicoccales archaeon DNA encoding:
- a CDS encoding CBS domain-containing protein, yielding VIAIHEDIMLKDLKALFDKYDYNGFPVVRDGYLVGIVTKLDLLKTFSPGKSVSKTDLLKLFAENVGEIMRRAVISINVDDDLKKAIEYMVEFKLRSLPVVDNEGKLVGMISRKDVMDHLLITDNDSFN